In Coturnix japonica isolate 7356 chromosome 7, Coturnix japonica 2.1, whole genome shotgun sequence, one DNA window encodes the following:
- the ATIC gene encoding bifunctional purine biosynthesis protein PURH yields MAARQQLALLSVSEKAGLVEFARSLNALGLGLIASGGTATALRDAGLPVRDVSDLTGFPEMLGGRVKTLHPAVHAGILARNIPEDKADMSKQDFSLVRVVVCNLYPFVKTVSSPGVTVPEAVEKIDIGGVALLRAAAKNHARVTVVCDPADYSSVAKEMAASKDKDTSVETRRHLALKAFTHTAQYDAAISDYFRKEYSKGVSQLPLRYGMNPHQSPAQLYTTRPKLPLTVVNGSPGFINLCDALNAWQLVKELKQALGIPAAASFKHVSPAGAAVGVPLSEEEAQVCMVHDLHKTLTPLASAYARSRGADRMSSFGDFIALSDTCDVPTAKIISREVSDGVVAPGYEEEALKILSKKKNGGYCVLQMDPNYEPDDNEIRTLYGLQLMQKRNNAVIDRSLFKNIVTKNKTLPESAVRDLIVASIAVKYTQSNSVCYAKDGQVIGIGAGQQSRIHCTRLAGDKANSWWLRHHPRVLSMKFKAGVKRAEVSNAIDQYVTGTIGEDEDLVKWQAMFEEVPAQLTEAEKKQWIAKLTAVSLSSDAFFPFRDNVDRAKRSGVQFIAAPSGSAADEVVIEACNELGITLIHTNLRLFHH; encoded by the exons ATGGCGGCCCGGCAGCAGCTCG CTTTGCTCAGCGTCTCGGAGAAGGCCGGCCTGGTGGAGTTCGCCAGGAGCCTGAACGCTTTGGGTCTGGGCCTCATCGCTTCGGGAGGAACGGCCACGGCCCTGAGGGATGCGGGGCTGCCCGTCAG GGATGTTTCGGACCTGACAGGGTTCCCTGAGATGTTAGGAGGACGAGTGAAAACCCTTCATCCTGCAGTCCATGCTG GTATCTTGGCTCGCAATATTCCAGAGGATAAAGCTGATATGAGCAAACAAGATTTCAGCCTTGTAAG AGTTGTAGTGTGTAACCTCTACCCCTTTGTGAAGACTGTATCTTCTCCGGGTGTAACTGTACCAGAAGCAGTGGAAAAGATTGACATTG GAGGAGTTGCCTTGCTCCGGGCAGCTGCTAAGAACCATGCTCGTGTGACAGTTGTGTGTGATCCTGCAGACTACTCTTCTGTAGCTAAGGAGATGGCAGCATCAAAGGACAAAGACACTTCGGTAGAAACCAGACGTCACCTTGCTCTGAAG GCTTTCACCCACACTGCTCAGTATGATGCAGCCATCTCTGACTACTTTAGGAAGGAATACAGCAAGGGGGTGTCCCAGCTGCCCCTGAGGTACGGCATGAATCCTCACCAGAGTCCTGCACAGCTCTATACCACGAGGCCTAAGCTTCCCCTGACAG TGGTGAATGGCTCTCCAGGGTTTATCAACCTGTGTGATGCTCTCAACGCCTGGCAGCTGGTGAAGGAACTCAAGCAGGCGTTAGGgatccctgctgcagcctccttcAAACACGTCAGTCCTGCAG GTGCTGCTGTTGGAGTACCTCTCAGTGAGGAGGAGGCACAAGTCTGCATGGTGCATGATTTACACAAGACTTTAACACCCTTGGCATCTGCCTACGCTCGAAGCAGAG GTGCTGATCGGATGTCTTCTTTTGGTGACTTCATTGCCTTGTCTGATACCTGTGATGTGCCTACTGCTAAGATTATCTCCAGAGAG GTATCTGATGGTGTGGTAGCTCCTGGTTATGAGGAAGAAGCTCTCAAAATCCTTTCCAAAAAGAAGAATGGTGGCTACTGTGTCCTCCAG ATGGACCCTAATTATGAGCCAGATGACAATGAGATTCGAACCCTCTATGGATTGCAGCTCATGCAGAAGAGGAATAATGCAGTCATTGACAGGTCCTTGTTCAAGAACATCGttacaaagaataaaact ctgcCTGAGTCTGCTGTCCGAGACCTGATTGTTGCCAGCATTGCTGTCAAATACACCCAGTCCAACTCAGTGTGCTACGCCAAGGATGGGCAG GTCATTGGCATCGGGGCGGGCCAGCAGTCCCGCATCCACTGCACACGCCTGGCTGGTGACAAGGCCAACAGCTGGTGGCTGCGGCACCACCCTCGTGTGCTCTCCATGAAGTTCAAAGCAGGAGTGAAGAGAGCAGAGGTCTCCAACGCCATCGATCAGTACGTCACTGGCACCATTGGAGAG GATGAGGACCTGGTGAAGTGGCAGGCCATGTTTGAAGAGGTGCCCGCACAGCTAACGGAAGCCGAGAAGAAGCAGTGGATTGCCAAGCTGACTGCTGTCTCCCTCAGCTCTGATGCCTTCTTCCCTTTTAGGGATAATGTTGACAGAGCCAAACGG AGTGGAGTTCAGTTCATCGCTGCCCCATCTGGCTCTGCTGCCGACGAGGTTGTGATTGAAGCTTGCAATGAGCTGGGAATAACTCTTATCCACACCAACCTTCGGCTGTTCCATCACTGA